One window of Verrucomicrobiia bacterium genomic DNA carries:
- a CDS encoding DUF1501 domain-containing protein has translation MNNQDVNNPGLLTTRRYFLGQCTGLGLGAMALGQMIQQAMAVEPMRNSIGGLTDLPHFAPKAKRVIFLTQSGGPSQIELFDDKPGLKKWAGIELPDTIRNGQRLTTMTSNQKQLVMPARTEFKRCGRSGATIGEWLPHLREVADDLCFIKSMHTDQINHAPAMTQFLTGNQLAGRPSMGAWVSYGLGSENRNMPDYMVMISKMQRPSDQPLYDHYWGSGFLPSRFQGVKLRNSKDPVLYLRDPEGLPREVRRGMLDGLGELNQMRLKETGDPEIATRIRQYEMAYRMQTSIPELTDLSDEPESTFELYGPDSRRAGSYAANCIQARRLAERGVRFIQLFHPDWDHHSRLPSWCLARCRDTDQASAALIKDLKQRGMLDDTLVIWGGEFGRGVAGQGKWDSIEAGRDHHPRCFTMWLAGGGVKSGITYGATDDFSYNVADKPVHVHDLHATVLKLLGIDHERLTYRHQGLDFKLTGVEPAKIVKDILV, from the coding sequence ATGAATAACCAAGACGTAAACAATCCAGGTCTGCTCACGACGCGCCGTTATTTCTTGGGCCAATGCACTGGCCTTGGATTGGGCGCGATGGCACTAGGACAGATGATCCAGCAGGCGATGGCGGTGGAGCCTATGCGCAATAGCATCGGCGGATTGACGGATTTGCCGCACTTCGCACCGAAGGCGAAGCGGGTGATATTCCTGACGCAATCGGGCGGGCCTTCGCAGATCGAGTTGTTCGATGACAAGCCGGGCTTGAAGAAGTGGGCGGGCATTGAATTGCCGGACACGATCCGCAATGGGCAACGGCTGACGACGATGACGTCGAATCAGAAGCAGCTTGTCATGCCAGCGCGCACGGAGTTCAAGCGGTGTGGACGCAGTGGCGCGACGATCGGCGAGTGGTTGCCGCACTTGCGCGAGGTGGCGGATGATCTGTGTTTCATCAAGTCCATGCACACGGACCAAATCAACCATGCGCCCGCGATGACGCAGTTTCTAACGGGAAATCAACTCGCGGGTCGCCCGAGCATGGGCGCTTGGGTGAGCTATGGTCTCGGCAGTGAGAATCGCAACATGCCGGATTACATGGTGATGATCTCGAAGATGCAGCGACCCAGCGACCAGCCGCTCTATGATCACTACTGGGGCAGCGGGTTTTTGCCGTCGCGTTTCCAAGGTGTGAAGCTGCGGAACTCTAAGGATCCGGTGCTGTATTTGCGCGATCCAGAAGGGCTGCCGCGTGAGGTGCGGCGTGGAATGTTGGATGGCCTCGGCGAACTGAATCAGATGCGGCTCAAGGAAACGGGCGACCCGGAGATCGCGACACGCATCCGGCAATACGAGATGGCGTATCGCATGCAGACGAGCATCCCGGAACTGACGGATCTGAGTGATGAACCGGAATCGACATTTGAACTGTATGGTCCGGATTCGCGGCGGGCGGGGAGTTATGCGGCGAATTGTATCCAAGCACGAAGGTTGGCGGAACGTGGGGTGCGTTTCATCCAATTGTTTCATCCAGATTGGGATCATCACAGCCGCTTGCCATCGTGGTGCTTGGCGCGTTGCCGGGATACGGATCAGGCGAGTGCGGCCTTGATCAAAGATTTGAAACAGCGCGGTATGCTCGATGACACGCTGGTGATCTGGGGCGGTGAATTCGGTCGCGGTGTGGCGGGGCAGGGCAAGTGGGACAGCATCGAGGCCGGGCGCGATCATCATCCGCGCTGCTTCACGATGTGGCTTGCGGGTGGCGGTGTGAAATCGGGCATCACATACGGAGCCACGGATGACTTCAGCTACAACGTAGCGGACAAGCCGGTGCACGTGCATGATCTGCATGCGACGGTGCTGAAGTTGTTAGGCATTGACCATGAACGGCTCACGTATCGACATCAGGGACTGGACTTCAAACTGACCGGTGTGGAGCCAGCGAAGATTGTGAAAGATATATTAGTTTGA
- a CDS encoding PQQ-binding-like beta-propeller repeat protein — MKRLLSWVLLLMVVVQVRAAEKREIKLWPQGMPEPIVPTDPAEAVVKGPDGISRRSNVSQPRLFVHEPPAGVKKSGAGVIVVPGGGFGRLADEHEGSDACEWLAKNGIVAFQLAYRTPTNKQTEPHAGPVQDVQKALIEVRKLAAEFGVDAKKIGVLGFSAGGQVALIAATNEPRFLGANGIVKPDFLLLIYPYQIYDKATKALRADIKLEAGLPPTFIAQAGDDTASLPQGSTLLCLDLINRKTPAEIHIYEKGGHGFGMRPREGATGPTDWPVRFGLAAVAWLCGGSKTMSVLVTKGFAFARLRLKYRTMKSALLALGVLLGTSSAFAANWPQFRGPEFNGSSTEKNLPTQWSKTEKVAWSVDMPGTGAATPIVWDDHVFVSSTDKRTRSTVAMAIDRKTGKVLWQHTVGAGDSRDERSNYAAPSPATDGKLVVFFYGNGDLVAFDFSGKKLWQRNLQKDNGDFAFQWTFSTSPLLFEGKLYMQVLQRDVPVNGRGAKPSGIESYLLAIDPQTGKDIWKHIRPSDAAAESLEAFTTPVPFANNGRKELLIAGGDCLTGHDPVTGKELWRSGSWNPTKIGHWRLVPSPVAGDGVILGCAPKKSPVYAVKAGASGNVPWLWTSEAREVSSDVPTPLFYEGDFFVLSDVTSSISRVEPKTGKVKWTVATPGRSKHEGSPTGADGKIYIINFLGDVTVVNAADGKILSTIPMGEAGDNNTRSVVVASQGQLFIRTNTKLYCIDGATKKVALNTSGE, encoded by the coding sequence ATGAAACGACTGCTTTCATGGGTGCTTTTATTGATGGTGGTAGTTCAGGTTCGCGCGGCAGAAAAACGTGAAATCAAACTGTGGCCGCAAGGGATGCCGGAACCTATTGTACCAACCGACCCGGCAGAAGCCGTGGTGAAGGGGCCAGATGGTATCTCGCGTCGCTCGAATGTTTCGCAGCCGCGTCTCTTTGTGCATGAGCCGCCTGCGGGTGTTAAGAAGAGCGGAGCAGGCGTGATCGTGGTGCCGGGCGGTGGCTTCGGCAGATTGGCGGATGAGCATGAAGGCTCGGATGCGTGCGAGTGGTTGGCGAAGAATGGCATCGTGGCGTTTCAACTCGCGTATCGCACTCCCACGAACAAACAGACTGAGCCTCATGCAGGCCCAGTGCAAGATGTGCAGAAGGCGTTGATCGAGGTGCGGAAGTTGGCGGCGGAGTTCGGCGTGGATGCGAAGAAGATTGGTGTGCTGGGATTTTCAGCGGGCGGACAGGTGGCGCTGATTGCGGCGACAAATGAGCCGAGGTTTCTGGGTGCCAATGGAATCGTGAAGCCGGACTTCCTGCTGCTCATCTATCCTTACCAGATTTACGACAAGGCGACGAAAGCTTTGCGCGCAGATATCAAGCTGGAAGCCGGTTTGCCGCCGACGTTCATCGCGCAAGCGGGAGATGACACGGCTTCTCTTCCACAGGGCAGCACATTGCTGTGTCTGGATTTGATCAATCGTAAAACACCGGCGGAGATTCATATTTATGAAAAGGGAGGACATGGTTTCGGCATGCGTCCGCGTGAGGGTGCAACAGGGCCGACGGATTGGCCGGTGCGCTTTGGATTGGCTGCGGTTGCGTGGCTATGCGGAGGCAGTAAAACCATGAGCGTTCTCGTCACTAAGGGCTTTGCATTTGCGCGATTGCGGTTAAAGTATCGCACCATGAAATCCGCATTGCTTGCCTTGGGTGTATTGCTCGGAACTTCTTCAGCTTTTGCTGCGAATTGGCCGCAGTTCCGTGGACCAGAGTTCAATGGTTCCTCCACGGAGAAAAATCTGCCGACTCAATGGTCTAAGACGGAAAAGGTGGCTTGGAGTGTGGATATGCCGGGCACAGGCGCAGCAACGCCGATCGTGTGGGACGATCATGTGTTCGTCTCTTCCACGGATAAGCGCACGCGCTCCACGGTGGCGATGGCGATTGATCGCAAAACTGGTAAGGTGCTCTGGCAGCACACCGTCGGGGCAGGGGATTCGCGCGATGAGCGGTCCAATTATGCCGCACCTTCTCCCGCTACGGATGGCAAGCTGGTGGTGTTCTTTTACGGGAATGGTGATCTCGTTGCTTTTGATTTCTCAGGCAAGAAATTGTGGCAACGCAATCTGCAGAAGGACAACGGTGACTTTGCGTTTCAATGGACTTTCTCGACAAGTCCGTTGCTCTTCGAAGGTAAACTCTACATGCAGGTCTTGCAGCGCGATGTGCCGGTGAATGGTCGTGGTGCGAAGCCGAGCGGTATTGAATCCTATCTCCTCGCGATTGATCCGCAGACGGGGAAAGATATCTGGAAGCACATCCGGCCATCGGATGCGGCGGCTGAATCGTTGGAGGCATTCACCACGCCTGTGCCGTTCGCGAACAATGGCAGGAAGGAATTGCTAATCGCGGGTGGTGATTGTCTGACGGGGCATGATCCAGTGACAGGGAAGGAACTGTGGCGCTCAGGTTCATGGAATCCTACAAAGATCGGACATTGGCGCTTGGTGCCTTCACCCGTGGCTGGAGATGGAGTCATCCTCGGTTGCGCACCGAAGAAGAGTCCGGTGTATGCGGTGAAAGCGGGTGCGAGCGGCAACGTCCCGTGGTTGTGGACAAGTGAGGCGCGCGAAGTTTCCTCCGATGTGCCGACACCGCTTTTCTATGAAGGTGACTTCTTCGTGTTGAGCGACGTGACTTCCTCCATCTCCCGCGTCGAGCCCAAGACCGGCAAGGTGAAATGGACCGTAGCAACTCCGGGCCGCTCTAAGCATGAAGGTTCGCCTACGGGTGCGGATGGCAAAATCTACATCATCAATTTCCTCGGCGATGTAACGGTGGTGAATGCTGCTGATGGCAAAATCCTCAGCACGATTCCCATGGGTGAAGCAGGAGACAACAACACCCGTTCCGTAGTCGTAGCCTCCCAAGGCCAGCTCTTCATCCGCACTAATACCAAACTCTATTGCATCGATGGAGCCACGAAGAAAGTGGCGCTCAACACATCAGGCGAATAA